In a single window of the Raphanus sativus cultivar WK10039 chromosome 9, ASM80110v3, whole genome shotgun sequence genome:
- the LOC108827456 gene encoding LOW QUALITY PROTEIN: mitochondrial Rho GTPase 1 (The sequence of the model RefSeq protein was modified relative to this genomic sequence to represent the inferred CDS: inserted 2 bases in 1 codon), giving the protein MASPPNSVRIVVVGDKGTGKSSLIVAAATESFPPNVPPVLPDTKLPFQFYPDNIPVTLVDTSSRPEDKGMVSEELKLADAVVLTYDCDRPETLESLTLRWLPELRLLEVKVPIIVAGCKLDLRDDNNPVVLEELMAPIMHQFREIETCIECSALKQLQAQEVFYYAQKTVIHPTAPLFDQETQTLKPRCVRALKRIFILCDHDKDGALSEAELNAFQVKCFHAPLQPSEVEGVKRVVQEKLPEGVNEVGLTLTGFLFLHALFIEKGRLETTWTVLRKFGYNNDIRLADELLPPSLFKREPDQSVELTDVAIEFLKEKYMLFNADGDNNLRPQEIEDLFSTAPESPWKEAPYQDAAEKTALGGLSSDAFLSLWSLMTLLEPARSVEHLIYIGFQGGPSSAIRLTRRRLLDRKKKQCERNVVQCFVFGPNSAGKSALLNCFLGRSYGDNQESTTDERYAVNMVDETKSAKKTLVMREIPEDGAEAIFSSKESLAACDIAVFVYDSSDESSLKRATELLVEVANHGEATGYEVPCLMVSAKDDIASSQISIQESTKVTQDMGIEPAVSISSKLGDFNNLFRKIVTAAQHPHQSIPETEAGKSRKHYNRLINRSLVGVSIGAAAVVVGLAAYRVYAAXERALLPDRRIENEEPSVSRRLQISCSEFYHSKSFNQRVLFFRRFNGDGV; this is encoded by the exons ATGGCGTCCCCACCTAACTCTGTTCGGATCGTTGTGGTTGGTGACAAGGGCACTGGGAAGTCAAGCTTGATTGTCGCTGCAGCCACCGAATCTTTCCCTCCCAATGTGCCTCCTGTTCTCCCTGATACCAAGCTCCCTTTTCAGTTCTACCCTGACAATATACCCGTCACCCTTGTCGACACTTCCTCAAG GCCGGAAGATAAGGGCATGGTTTCCGAGGAGTTGAAGCTCGCAGATGCTGTGGTTTTGACATATGACTGTGACCGACCTGAGACTCTCGAAAGTTTGACCCTCAGGTGGCTTCCAGAGCTTCGTCTGTTAGAG GTAAAAGTTCCTATAATAGTAGCAGGCTGTAAGCTTGACCTCAGAGACGACAACAACCCGGTCGTCCTCGAAGAACTGATGGCACCTATAATGCACCAGTTTCGGGAGATTGAGACTTGTATCGAGTGTTCTGCCCTGAAGCAACTCCAG GCACAAGAAGTTTTCTATTATGCACAAAAAACTGTCATCCACCCAACAGCACCTCTGTTCGATCAAGAAACCCAGACATTGAAGCCACGGTGTGTAAGGGCCTTGAAGCGCATCTTTATACTCTGTGACCATGATAAAGATGGTGCTCTAAGCGAGGCTGAGTTAAACGCATTTCAG GTCAAGTGCTTCCATGCACCACTGCAGCCTTCCGAAGTCGAAGGTGTTAAGAGGGTTGTGCAAGAAAAGTTGCCAGAAGGTGTGAATGAAGTAGGACTGACATTGACTGGCTTCCTGTTTCTACATGCACTCTTCATTGAGAAAGGGAGGCTTGAGACAACATGGACTGTACTCAGGAAGTTCGGGTATAACAATGATATAAGACTCGCTGATGAATTGCTTCCACCTTCATTATTCAAGAGAGAACCTGATCAG AGCGTTGAGCTGACAGATGTAGCAATCGAATTCCTGAAAGAAAAGTATATGTTGTTTAATGCGGATGGG GATAATAATCTTAGACCCCAAGAGATCGAGGATCTTTTTTCAACTGCACCTGAAAG TCCCTGGAAGGAAGCACCGTATCAGGATGCCGCAGAGAAAACTGCCCTTGGAGGACTGTCTTCTGACGCTTTCCTGTCACTG TGGTCACTGATGACACTATTAGAACCTGCTCGGAGTGTGGAACATTTGATTTACATTGGATTCCAGGGTGGTCCATCTTCTGCCATTCGGCTTACCAGGAGAAGGCTTTTAGATCGCAAAAAGAAGCAgtgtgaaagaaatgttgtccAGTGCTTTGTTTTTGGACCGAATAGCGCCGGAAAATCTGCATTACTGAACTGCTTTCTTGGAAG GTCATATGGTGATAACCAGGAATCAACGACTGACGAGCGTTATGCAGTAAACATGGTCGATGAAACTAAG AGTGCAAAGAAAACTCTTGTGATGAGGGAAATTCCAGAAGATGGAGCCGAAGCGATATTTTCATCCAAGGAGTCTTTAGCTGCATGTGACATAGCTGTCTTCGTGTATGACAG TTCTGATGAGTCGTCACTGAAGCGAGCGACTGAGTTGCTTGTAGAAGTTGCAAATCACGGTGAGGCCACTGGATATGAGGTTCCCTGCCTTATGGTTTCAGCGAAAGACGATATTGCATCATCCCAGATTTCCATTCAAGAATCCACCAAG GTGACACAAGATATGGGAATAGAGCCTGCTGTATCCATCAGCTCGAAGTTGGGGGACTTCAACAACTTATTCCGCAAAATCGTGACTGCAGCGCAACATCCTCATCAGAGTATTCCAGAGACCGAAGCAGGAAAGAGCCGCAAACATTACAACAGACTAATCAACCGCTCTCTTGTGGGTGTTTCAA TTGGAGCTGCTGCTGTGGTCGTTGGGCTGGCTGCATACCGCGTGTATGCCGC AGAAAGAGCGCTTCTGCCTGATAGAAGGATTGAGAATGAAGAGCCCAGTGTTTCAAGAAGATTGCAAATCTCCTGTTCTGAGTTTTATCATTCCAAAAGTTTTAACCAGAGAGTACTGTTTTTTAGAAGATTTAATGGAGATGGGGTTTGA
- the LOC108823788 gene encoding kinesin-like protein KIN-14S, with translation LQILSTDSSKKHFKFDHVFKPEDSQETVFAQTKPIVTSVLDGYNVCIFAYGQTGTGKTFTMEGTPDNRGVNYKTLEELFRSSESRSRLMKFELSVSMLEVYNEKIRDLLVDNSNHPPKKLEVKQSAEGTQEVPGLVEAQVFNTDEVWDLLKRGYSVRSVGSTAANEQSSRSHCLLRVTVKGENLINGHKTRSHLWLVDLAGSERVGKVETEGERLKESQFINKSLSALGDVIAALASKTSHIPYRNSKLTHMLQNSLGGDCKTLMFVQISPSSADQGETLCSLNFASRVRGIESGPARKQTDVSELLKLKQMTEKLKQEEKETKKLQDNVQSLQLRLTAREHICKGLQDKVRDLEFQLAEERKTRIKQETRALATASSSSTTSRQPREALPTITEKKPPLAPTRSMRMPLRRITNFMPQQQPSQGPPAKRFSDASQATSKENNNNSLRRSSLVDINALMKPRRSSIAFRPAPPPLAIATGNNKTLQPRRRVSIATLRPEPSHMNMTTPLRPPSISSFRGGNPRKARYSNLFAPDRNLVTPNAMKSSSRFNKSPVVGGGGGSSWKPTHPTVVALQKKAVVWSPLKFRNRRPSFTPRRASSVATDLVRREQ, from the exons CTTCAGATACTTTCAACCGATTCCTCCAAGAAGCATTTTAAGTTTGACCATGTATTTAAGCCTGAGGATAGCCAAG AGACTGTTTTTGCACAGACGAAACCTATTGTTACTTCTGTGCTGGATGGTTACAATGTCTGCATATTTGCCTATGGCCAAACTGGAACCGGAAAAACATTTACCATGGAAGGAACACCAGATAATAGAGGAGTCAACTACAAGACATTAGAAGAATTGTTTCGCTCTTCAGAGAGTAGAAGTCGTCTCATGAAGTTTGAGCTATCTGTTAGCATGTTGGAGGTTTACAATGAGAAGATAAGGGACCTCCTGGTTGATAACTCAAACCATCCTCCTAAAAA GTTGGAAGTTAAGCAATCAGCAGAAGGAACACAAGAAGTCCCTGGATTAGTTGAAGCACAAGTTTTCAACACAGATGAAGTGTGGGATCTGCTGAAGAGAGGATATTCTGTTAGATCTGTGGGATCAACAGCTGCAAACGAGCAAAGCAGCCGCTCTCATTG CTTGTTGCGAGTGACAGTGAAGGGAGAGAATTTGATCAATGGCCACAAAACCAGAAGCCATCTTTGGCTGGTGGACTTGGCTGGAAGTGAGCGAGTAGGAAAGGTAGAAACTGAAGGAGAAAGGCTTAAAGAATCTCAGTTTATCAATAAGTCTCTTTCGGCACTCGGTGATGTTATCGCCGCCCTTGCATCCAAAACAAGCCACATTCCTTACAG AAACTCAAAGCTCACTCATATGCTACAAAACTCATTGG GTGGAGATTGCAAAACATTGATGTTTGTTCAGATTAGCCCCAGTTCTGCCGATCAAGGAGAGACGCTTTGCTCATTAAACTTCGCAAGCAGAGTTCGCGGAATCGAAAGTGGACCTGCCCGGAAACAGACGGATGTGTCTGAACTCCTCAAGTTAAAACAAATG ACTGAGAAGCTGAAGCAAGAGGAAAAAGAAACTAAGAAGCTGCAGGACAATGTGCAGTCACTACAGCTACGCCTCACTGCTAGAGAACACATATGTAAAGGACTTCAAGATAAG GTTCGTGACCTGGAATTTCAATTAGCAGAAGAAAGGAAAACCAGAATCAAGCAGGAGACACGAGCCTTAGCGACCGCATCATCGTCATCAACAACATCTAGACAACCGAGAGAGGCACTACCGACAATCACAGAGAAAAAGCCACCTTTGGCACCCACAAGATCAATGCGAATGCCACTCAGAAGAATCACAAACTTCATGCCCCAACAACAACCATCTCAGGGTCCTCCTGCCAAGAGATTTTCAGACGCAAGTCAAGCAACAAGCAAAGAGAACAACAATAACAGCCTCAGAAGATCATCATTAGTGGACATCAATGCACTAATGAAACCAAGAAGAAGCTCAATCGCATTCAGACCAGCTCCTCCTCCATTAGCCATTGCGACAGGCAATAATAAAACACTCCAGCCGAGAAGGAGAGTCTCTATTGCAACGTTGAGACCAGAACCATCTCACATGAACATGACCACTCCATTACGCCCACCTTCTATTTCTTCATTCCGTGGTGGTAACCCGAGGAAGGCAAGATATTCCAATCTATTCGCTCCGGATCGCAATCTGGTGACTCCTAATGCAATGAAAAGCAGCAGCAGATTCAACAAGAGCCCTGttgtaggaggaggaggaggcagcTCGTGGAAGCCGACACATCCCACGGTGGTAGCATTGCAGAAGAAGGCTGTGGTTTGGAGTCCGCTTAAGTTCAGGAACAGAAGACCTTCCTTCACACCGAGGCGAGCTTCTTCTGTTGCCACCGATTTGGTCCGGAGGGAACAGTAG
- the LOC108827457 gene encoding peroxisomal adenine nucleotide carrier 2 produces MGVDLESISEATSGAIGSLLSTTILYPLDTCKSKYQAEISVPGNHKYRRISDVFWEAISSGNVLSLYQGLGTKNVQSFVSSFIYFYSYSYFKRLHSERIGSKSIGTKANLLIAAASAAFTNILTQPLDTASSRMQTSEFGNAKGFWKTLTEGTWGDAYDGMGITLLLTPNPAIQYTVFDQLKQNLVEKRKAKANKDSSPVVISSFMAFLLGAISKTAATVITYPLIRCKVMIQAADDTKDSEAKRPRERIKKTIPGVIYAIWEKEGVLGFFKGLQAQILKTVLSSALLLMIKEKITATTWFLILALRKTLFVTKGRLKSSQKLQ; encoded by the exons ATGGGAGTTGATTTGGAGTCTATCTCGGAGGCAACATCCGGAGCTATAGGATCCCTTCTAAGCACAACCATCTTATACCCTCTCGATACCTGCAAATCCAAGTACCAGGCCGAGATCAGTGTCCCCGGTAACCACAAATACAG ACGCATATCAGATGTCTTTTGGGAAGCGATTTCTTCAGGGAACGTTCTCTCCTTGTATCAAGGCCTAGGGACTAAGAACGTGCAGTCCTTTGTTTCCTCCTTCATCTACTTCTACAGTTACAGCTATTTCAAGAGGTTGCATAGCGAGAGGATAGGTTCTAAGTCGATTGGCACTAAGGCTAACCTTCTCATCGCTGCTGCTTCTGCTGCTTTTACCAATATATTGACCCAA CCTCTAGATACAGCTTCATCAAGGATGCAAACAAGCGAGTTTGGAAATGCAAAAGGGTTTTGGAAGACCTTAACCGAGGGTACTTGGGGAGATGCATATGATGGCATGGGGATTACTCTTTTACTCACCCCTAATCCTGCTATTCAG TATACAGTGTTTGATCAGCTGAAACAGAACCTCGTTGAGAAAAGAAAGGCAAAAGCCAACAAAGACTCTTCCCCTGTAGTCATCTCTTCCTTTATGGCCTTCTTGTTGGGTGCCATCTCAAAAACTGCTGCTACCGTCATCACTTATCCACTCATcag gtgCAAGGTGATGATTCAAGCAGCAGATGACACAAAGGACAGTGAAGCAAAGAGGCCCCGAGAAAGAATCAAGAAAACGATACCAGGGGTCATCTATGCTATATGGGAAAAAGAAGGGGTCTTAGGCTTCTTCAAAGGCTTGCAGGCTCAGATCTTAAAGACAGTTCTGAGCTCGGCGTTGCTACTCATGATCAAGGAGAAAATCACAGCAACCACATGGTTTCTCATCTTAGCCTTAAGAAAAACTCTGT